The following coding sequences are from one Candidatus Nitrohelix vancouverensis window:
- a CDS encoding ferredoxin--nitrite reductase, with protein sequence MNAIEKIKSEKDGLLIKEDIKAFAEKGWESISEADVQRLKWYGLFLRKPTPGYFMLRVRIPNGKSFSHQIKALTQIARCYGNGEIDVTTRQQLQIRHLEIENVPHVFEILEAVGLTSAQTGMDNVRNIMGCAVAGLNPKEAMDASWIVSALNDHLLGNPEYSNLPRKFNIAITGCTENCLHTETQDLGLIPAVSPDGTETQGFNIIVGGKLGSGGYRIATPLNVFVTPEEAVETCLGIIALFRDHGSREIRTQNRLAFLIEEWGEEKFREALTLRLGRELSVAGVDQRELARSEHIGIYRQKQSTMNYVGLKIMVGRIQAEKLEGLADLSEKYGSGEIRFTAGQSLILTNISDKKLGDFLEEPLLKEFLYYPSGVSSDLVSCVGSDYCHMATIETKSRALQTAKRLEAKLGKSDPISMHWSGCPAGCGNHLVADVGLLGKKARVGGVVVDAVDIFMGGRAGPHPKLAVKMMENVPCDILPEVLAHIIPYHTREKMHPVKKGKRGAKSRARGATLVKDTIAKKPLNAPLAMEG encoded by the coding sequence ATGAATGCGATTGAGAAAATAAAATCAGAGAAAGATGGATTGCTCATAAAAGAAGATATCAAAGCGTTTGCGGAAAAGGGCTGGGAGTCGATCAGCGAGGCGGATGTTCAACGTTTGAAATGGTATGGATTGTTTCTGCGCAAACCAACGCCGGGTTACTTCATGCTTCGTGTTCGCATTCCGAACGGAAAATCATTTTCTCATCAGATCAAGGCTCTGACCCAGATTGCGCGGTGTTACGGGAATGGAGAGATCGACGTCACCACGCGTCAGCAATTGCAGATACGACATTTGGAAATTGAAAACGTGCCGCATGTTTTCGAAATCCTTGAAGCGGTGGGTCTCACTTCAGCGCAAACCGGGATGGACAACGTGCGCAACATCATGGGTTGCGCGGTTGCCGGATTGAATCCCAAGGAAGCGATGGACGCTTCATGGATCGTGTCGGCGTTGAACGACCATTTGTTGGGAAATCCGGAGTACAGCAATCTGCCAAGGAAATTCAATATCGCGATCACGGGATGCACCGAAAATTGTTTGCACACGGAGACGCAGGATCTGGGGCTGATTCCAGCCGTCAGTCCGGACGGGACGGAGACGCAGGGTTTCAATATCATCGTCGGCGGAAAACTGGGGTCGGGCGGATACCGGATCGCGACGCCTTTGAATGTATTTGTAACGCCGGAAGAGGCGGTGGAGACTTGTTTGGGAATCATCGCTCTGTTCCGCGATCACGGCTCGCGCGAAATCCGTACGCAGAACCGACTGGCGTTCTTGATTGAGGAATGGGGCGAGGAAAAATTCCGCGAGGCCCTGACTTTGCGCTTGGGTCGCGAGTTGAGCGTCGCCGGGGTCGATCAGCGCGAGTTGGCACGTTCCGAGCATATTGGAATTTATCGGCAAAAACAGAGCACGATGAATTATGTCGGCTTGAAGATCATGGTCGGTCGCATTCAGGCGGAGAAGCTGGAGGGGCTGGCGGATCTTTCGGAAAAATACGGGTCGGGTGAAATTCGTTTCACGGCGGGTCAGTCCTTGATTCTGACAAATATCTCAGACAAGAAGCTGGGCGATTTTTTGGAAGAGCCGTTGTTGAAAGAATTTCTTTATTATCCTTCCGGCGTTTCCTCCGATCTGGTGAGTTGCGTGGGGAGCGATTACTGCCACATGGCGACCATCGAAACCAAGTCCCGCGCTCTGCAAACGGCGAAGCGTCTGGAGGCCAAGCTGGGAAAGAGCGATCCCATTTCCATGCACTGGTCCGGGTGCCCGGCGGGTTGCGGCAATCACCTGGTGGCGGACGTCGGCTTGCTCGGCAAGAAGGCGCGCGTCGGCGGCGTCGTTGTGGATGCTGTCGATATTTTCATGGGTGGTAGAGCGGGACCGCACCCGAAGCTGGCCGTTAAAATGATGGAGAATGTTCCCTGCGATATTCTTCCTGAGGTGCTGGCTCATATCATTCCCTATCACACCCGCGAAAAGATGCACCCGGTGAAGAAGGGCAAACGTGGAGCGAAGAGTCGGGCGCGGGGAGCAACGTTGGTTAAGGATACGATAGCGAAGAAACCGCTGAATGCGCCTTTGGCGATGGAGGGATGA
- a CDS encoding DUF393 domain-containing protein, with protein MATIGKPLLIYDGDCGFCLFWIERWGHVTADRVDYAPYQEVASRFPNISREQFEKSVQLVEPDGSVYAGAEAVFRALSHAPGALAKWPLGCYRKLPGASRVCEAVYRAVANRRMELGAIQRWCGSAQEEYLLARRLILVLLACIYFIAFGSLALQATGLLGSQGILPLESTLQAFAERGGEDRLWRYPTLFWINSSDAFLMGVCFAGMALALLAALGAVPMLVFFLLWFLYLSIVQVGGIFMGYQWDTLLLEAGVIAILLSPLQWWMAARARTEPSILAIWLCRLLLFKVMFSSGWVKAFGGDSNWTELRALNFHYETQPLPTWLGWYAHQLPTSIQQVSVFVVFLIQLAVPFLIFGSRKCRVIAFFAFLFLQTLILLTGNYCFFNALTLTLCISLLDDDTLKRWAPVFFNRRGATLLPKPLPLIHRTLIACFAMIWLVLTIWTQTVPMIDRSYKPSGLIAQANRWVSPFHSINSYGLFAWMTTLRREIVIQGSRDGKEWLDYTFKWKPGALDEAPRFVAPHQPRLDWQMWFAALGNYKRNFWLLRMMDQMLKGSQPVLGLFADNPFPERPPRYLRAVLFDYKFTDWETKSREGKWWKRERLGLYAPVLESRDRD; from the coding sequence ATGGCGACAATTGGAAAACCTTTATTGATTTATGACGGCGATTGCGGATTTTGTTTGTTCTGGATCGAGCGTTGGGGGCATGTAACGGCGGATCGGGTGGACTACGCGCCGTATCAGGAAGTCGCTTCGCGGTTTCCGAACATCTCTCGGGAACAGTTTGAGAAGTCGGTGCAACTGGTGGAGCCGGATGGCTCGGTCTACGCTGGCGCCGAAGCCGTGTTTCGCGCTTTGTCGCATGCTCCGGGCGCCTTGGCGAAGTGGCCGCTGGGTTGTTATCGAAAGCTCCCTGGAGCCTCCCGGGTCTGCGAAGCGGTTTATCGAGCCGTCGCCAATCGCCGTATGGAACTGGGGGCGATACAGCGCTGGTGTGGTTCTGCGCAGGAGGAATACCTTCTGGCGCGACGTCTGATTCTGGTCTTGCTGGCCTGCATCTATTTTATTGCTTTCGGTTCTTTGGCTTTGCAGGCGACAGGTTTGCTGGGCAGTCAGGGGATTCTCCCGCTTGAGTCCACCTTGCAGGCGTTTGCGGAACGCGGAGGCGAGGATCGCTTGTGGCGTTATCCTACGCTCTTCTGGATCAACTCCAGCGATGCCTTTCTGATGGGCGTTTGTTTCGCGGGGATGGCTCTGGCGCTTCTGGCGGCGCTTGGCGCGGTTCCAATGCTCGTTTTTTTTCTGCTATGGTTTTTGTATCTGTCGATCGTGCAGGTGGGCGGCATTTTTATGGGCTACCAGTGGGATACCTTGTTGCTGGAAGCCGGCGTCATTGCGATTCTGCTATCTCCACTTCAATGGTGGATGGCGGCGAGGGCGCGAACGGAGCCGTCGATCCTTGCGATCTGGTTATGTCGCTTGCTGTTGTTCAAAGTCATGTTTTCTTCCGGCTGGGTGAAGGCGTTTGGGGGAGACTCTAACTGGACTGAATTGCGCGCCTTGAATTTTCATTATGAGACCCAGCCCTTGCCGACCTGGCTTGGATGGTATGCGCATCAATTGCCGACCTCGATTCAACAGGTCTCAGTCTTTGTCGTTTTTCTGATACAGTTGGCGGTTCCCTTTCTTATCTTTGGATCTCGAAAATGCCGCGTCATCGCCTTCTTTGCCTTCTTGTTTCTGCAAACCCTGATTCTCTTGACGGGGAACTACTGCTTCTTCAACGCGCTGACTTTGACGCTCTGCATTTCCTTGCTGGACGATGATACCTTGAAGCGATGGGCGCCTGTGTTTTTTAACAGGCGAGGGGCGACGTTGTTGCCAAAGCCATTGCCCTTAATTCATCGAACGCTCATTGCGTGTTTTGCGATGATCTGGCTGGTTTTAACGATATGGACGCAGACGGTTCCCATGATCGACCGGTCCTACAAGCCGTCGGGTTTGATTGCGCAGGCGAATCGCTGGGTGAGTCCTTTTCATTCGATCAACTCTTATGGTTTGTTTGCCTGGATGACGACCCTGCGTCGGGAGATCGTGATACAGGGGAGTCGCGATGGAAAAGAATGGCTGGATTATACTTTCAAGTGGAAGCCGGGAGCGCTCGACGAGGCGCCGCGTTTTGTCGCTCCGCATCAACCGCGTCTGGATTGGCAGATGTGGTTCGCCGCTCTCGGAAATTACAAAAGAAATTTCTGGTTGTTGCGGATGATGGATCAAATGCTTAAAGGTTCGCAACCGGTTCTGGGCCTGTTTGCGGACAATCCTTTTCCAGAGCGTCCGCCGCGTTATTTGCGCGCGGTTTTATTCGATTACAAATTCACGGATTGGGAAACAAAAAGCCGGGAAGGCAAGTGGTGGAAGAGAGAGCGTCTGGGTTTGTACGCTCCCGTTCTGGAATCCCGCGACCGTGATTAA
- a CDS encoding pentapeptide repeat-containing protein, which translates to MPDLTREEVESILDEYAETLKAQMQEEEDEFVDEDDDFDIEDDDDEDDEDETSSEDSESDDSESSEESESSEESETGSELATTEEGIAEIEEIVLGPLEEKDLSGLDLSGLNFFTISLSGSNLSECNLQGADLSGTNLENSDLTKAKLVDANLEAARLHGAILKEASMEDANFQDADASNVDAQNATMENANLRRSKWSQANLTEANLMETNLSRSDFSKAILVRAKMENCDITRSKFNGADLSAAILTDSKMSMSGFFECNLKAANLMRAQLKGAKLCGADLTDVRMPRADLTSADLSEATVHNVDLSHAKLGGAILRRTSLQNSDLSETDLNVADLTGANLVNINLRGANLGRIKLFQAQMEGAYLSGASLIKAKMDKVNLNNADLSGANLSGAELNEANLENTDLSRATIVEASLKNTNLKNTYLLGADLRKTNLTESQLQGSQMSGSKLTRTILVRADLSDADMRRCDLEHANLTDAILKKADLSGSKAAEAVFKNADLSSANLQNVDTTDTVFDGCKGYDAP; encoded by the coding sequence ATGCCAGATCTGACTCGGGAAGAAGTCGAAAGCATATTGGATGAATATGCCGAAACTTTGAAAGCTCAAATGCAGGAAGAGGAAGACGAGTTCGTTGATGAAGACGATGATTTCGATATAGAAGACGACGATGATGAGGACGATGAAGACGAAACATCTTCTGAAGATTCAGAATCTGATGATTCAGAATCCTCCGAAGAATCTGAATCCTCAGAAGAGTCGGAAACTGGCTCCGAACTGGCGACTACGGAGGAAGGCATCGCAGAAATCGAAGAAATTGTTTTAGGGCCGCTTGAAGAAAAAGATCTGTCAGGACTCGACCTGTCCGGCCTCAACTTCTTCACAATCAGCCTGTCCGGTTCCAATCTATCCGAGTGCAATTTACAGGGAGCCGATCTTTCCGGAACCAATCTGGAAAACAGCGATCTGACCAAAGCTAAATTGGTCGACGCCAATCTGGAAGCCGCTCGACTGCATGGCGCCATTCTCAAAGAAGCCTCAATGGAAGACGCCAATTTTCAGGACGCCGACGCATCCAACGTAGACGCGCAAAACGCTACGATGGAAAACGCCAATTTGCGACGCTCCAAGTGGTCTCAGGCCAACTTGACCGAAGCGAACCTCATGGAAACCAATTTATCCCGAAGCGATTTTTCAAAAGCGATTCTGGTTCGAGCAAAAATGGAAAACTGCGATATCACCCGTTCCAAATTCAATGGCGCCGATTTATCCGCCGCGATTCTGACCGATTCCAAGATGAGCATGTCCGGTTTTTTCGAATGCAATCTCAAAGCGGCCAATTTGATGCGCGCTCAGCTCAAGGGCGCGAAATTATGCGGCGCTGATTTGACCGACGTTCGCATGCCGCGCGCCGACCTGACCAGCGCCGATTTATCGGAAGCGACCGTTCACAACGTGGACCTCTCCCATGCAAAACTGGGCGGCGCCATTCTACGCAGAACCAGCTTGCAGAATTCCGACCTCAGCGAAACCGACCTGAACGTCGCTGATTTGACAGGAGCCAATCTGGTGAATATCAATTTGCGCGGGGCCAATCTCGGACGCATCAAATTATTTCAGGCTCAGATGGAAGGGGCTTATCTCTCGGGAGCCAGCTTGATCAAAGCCAAAATGGACAAGGTCAATTTGAACAACGCCGATCTCAGCGGAGCCAATTTGTCCGGGGCTGAACTCAATGAAGCCAACCTTGAGAATACGGATTTGAGTCGGGCGACCATCGTGGAAGCCTCTCTTAAAAACACGAATCTGAAGAACACCTATTTATTAGGCGCCGACCTGCGTAAAACCAATTTAACGGAATCCCAGCTACAGGGTTCGCAAATGAGCGGCTCCAAACTGACCCGCACGATTCTGGTTCGAGCCGATCTGAGCGATGCGGATATGCGACGTTGCGATCTCGAACACGCCAACCTGACCGACGCGATTCTGAAAAAAGCCGACCTTTCCGGCTCTAAAGCGGCTGAGGCCGTTTTCAAAAACGCCGACCTGAGCTCTGCCAATCTGCAGAACGTAGACACCACCGATACCGTCTTCGACGGTTGCAAAGGCTACGACGCCCCCTGA
- a CDS encoding response regulator, with protein sequence MPDHFSDKQALVADNSSVMTRIIKNNLVSLGFTPENVVVVSDGNQANLMLGLSDFHLLITGYHMKFMNGVELAIAVRTNSSDAIKNIRHLIITAETKSNIVDQFAPAGCNGYINKPFTFKTFQSKIHEVFGLEADTKEEEAISEKSSVSSSTESDLKVDPKIVSAFSESAIESLGQYMVSAVAGKPTNSLDGSFYFGSLVNLNDPAHSTQVNVALYFPKDVACSIYEGIFGEVDIEQVCGVVQELANIIGGIVKPKISGLTQEIVSLVNAEAVDEQELDFQLGLPEAKMGEDYKFDINGDDSSNFIIPFQVNDDSILMEVQIAKS encoded by the coding sequence ATGCCAGACCATTTTTCAGACAAACAAGCGCTGGTCGCGGATAATTCGTCGGTGATGACCCGGATCATCAAAAACAACCTCGTCTCCCTGGGGTTCACTCCAGAGAATGTCGTGGTGGTTTCCGACGGCAATCAGGCGAATCTGATGCTGGGACTCAGCGACTTCCATTTGCTGATCACCGGTTATCATATGAAATTCATGAACGGGGTCGAGCTTGCAATCGCGGTCAGAACAAACAGCTCGGATGCTATAAAAAACATTCGGCATCTGATCATCACCGCTGAAACTAAAAGTAATATAGTCGATCAATTTGCTCCCGCCGGGTGCAACGGCTACATCAACAAGCCATTCACGTTTAAAACGTTTCAGAGCAAAATTCACGAAGTTTTCGGGCTCGAAGCAGACACAAAAGAGGAAGAAGCCATCAGCGAAAAAAGTTCTGTTTCCTCTTCAACAGAAAGCGACCTTAAAGTGGACCCAAAAATTGTTTCAGCCTTTTCGGAAAGCGCGATCGAATCTCTTGGACAATACATGGTGAGCGCTGTCGCGGGCAAACCCACCAATAGCCTGGACGGAAGTTTTTATTTTGGTTCTCTCGTCAATCTGAATGATCCCGCGCATTCCACCCAGGTCAATGTCGCGCTGTATTTCCCCAAAGACGTCGCCTGCTCGATTTACGAAGGAATTTTTGGCGAAGTGGATATCGAACAGGTCTGCGGCGTGGTTCAGGAGTTGGCGAATATCATCGGCGGCATCGTCAAACCCAAGATATCCGGGTTGACTCAGGAGATCGTGAGTCTGGTCAACGCAGAGGCTGTCGACGAACAGGAGTTGGACTTTCAACTCGGTTTGCCCGAAGCCAAGATGGGAGAGGATTATAAATTCGACATCAACGGAGACGACTCTTCAAATTTCATCATTCCGTTTCAGGTCAACGACGACTCGATATTAATGGAAGTGCAGATCGCAAAATCCTGA
- a CDS encoding nucleoside permease nupX, giving the protein MEFKLISFFGFWTFAALAWATGGRRAFNFRTFAGAAGLAWVLGAIVFMFPGSRSALSWLNDALVGLIVASQKGAVFLFGPLALGPGQTLPDGTRSVGFILAVQVLPSVIFFSAIVGALYYLKVMQGIVGLFAKLFYKFLGVSGAESLAAASNIFVGVESGIAVRPFLRSMTRSELLMILTCMMATVASTVLGIYVIALKDVIPNIAGHLVSASIISIPCAAVAAKLFLPEEDRPETLGRIPEEIRFSEQDAGKTEGASNLMTALLDGGAQGMKMAVGIATALIVALGVEAIIDLALTGLPSVSGQDLSLERIMGWLTLPFVALLGLNPEEWQAAARILGSRFIETEVASYFSLAALQAGDAALSPRSVIILAYSLCGFVHLASFGIFVGGLSALVPERMREISVLGMKALWTSFLATLMTGSIAGVFV; this is encoded by the coding sequence TTGGAATTTAAACTGATATCATTTTTCGGCTTCTGGACGTTTGCGGCTCTGGCCTGGGCGACTGGCGGACGTCGCGCTTTCAATTTTCGAACCTTTGCCGGGGCCGCTGGCCTGGCCTGGGTATTGGGCGCCATTGTTTTTATGTTTCCCGGTTCGCGTAGCGCGCTGAGCTGGTTGAACGACGCTCTGGTTGGATTGATCGTCGCTTCACAAAAAGGGGCCGTATTTTTGTTTGGCCCTCTGGCTTTGGGGCCGGGGCAGACCCTTCCCGATGGGACGCGCTCGGTCGGTTTCATTCTGGCGGTTCAGGTACTGCCGTCGGTGATCTTTTTTTCGGCCATCGTTGGCGCATTGTATTATTTGAAAGTGATGCAAGGGATTGTCGGTCTGTTTGCAAAACTGTTTTACAAATTCCTCGGCGTCTCCGGGGCGGAGTCTTTGGCGGCGGCTTCCAATATATTTGTCGGCGTCGAGTCTGGAATTGCGGTGCGGCCTTTTTTGAGAAGTATGACGCGCTCCGAATTGCTGATGATTCTGACCTGCATGATGGCGACCGTCGCCAGCACCGTGCTGGGTATCTATGTGATTGCCTTGAAGGATGTGATCCCCAATATCGCCGGTCATCTGGTATCTGCTTCCATCATTTCCATTCCCTGCGCCGCGGTCGCGGCGAAACTGTTTCTTCCCGAAGAGGATCGCCCGGAAACATTAGGCCGGATTCCCGAGGAGATTCGTTTTTCTGAACAGGACGCTGGAAAAACGGAGGGCGCGTCTAATTTGATGACGGCTCTGCTGGATGGCGGCGCGCAGGGAATGAAAATGGCGGTGGGCATTGCGACGGCCCTGATCGTGGCTCTGGGCGTTGAAGCGATCATTGATCTGGCTTTGACGGGATTGCCGAGCGTTTCGGGACAGGATCTTTCTCTGGAACGGATCATGGGCTGGCTGACGCTTCCCTTTGTCGCCTTGCTCGGCTTGAACCCGGAGGAATGGCAGGCGGCGGCTCGCATACTGGGGTCGCGCTTCATTGAAACCGAGGTGGCTTCTTATTTCAGTCTGGCCGCCTTGCAAGCTGGAGATGCCGCCTTGTCTCCGCGCTCGGTGATCATTCTCGCCTATTCCTTATGCGGTTTTGTTCATCTTGCGAGCTTCGGGATTTTTGTTGGAGGCCTCTCGGCATTGGTTCCCGAACGCATGAGGGAAATCTCCGTGCTGGGGATGAAGGCATTGTGGACGTCGTTTCTTGCTACGTTAATGACGGGGAGTATTGCCGGGGTATTTGTTTGA